The following are encoded in a window of Acinonyx jubatus isolate Ajub_Pintada_27869175 chromosome D4, VMU_Ajub_asm_v1.0, whole genome shotgun sequence genomic DNA:
- the LOC128312266 gene encoding collagen alpha-1(III) chain-like isoform X1 produces the protein MFARRPPALGPRCAPGRGRAGRAGRAGGRAGPGPGRGRGRTTARAHPAGASTQSGARGAGPRREPPAGPGAQGASVRGAGPRAGHKREWTRGGGGRGAAAPPKGPPAAERPLRQRPGWRRLRPPAWAAAPAEGRRAGDRGEKTPAVPGTCSASALGGDHCTVRTCRDTSALLLHRQVYRTNGSPGEGGTPAILQKTQAGSSEMPPRGGSWLTRGRSGLGAQTPPGAWPSCPPGLYVSTASACVRRDAFLLLQAVRTLWANSRRK, from the exons ATGTTcgcgcgccgcccgcccgccctcgGCCCGCGCTGCGCTCCGGGTCGGGGCCGGGCGGGCCgggcgggccgggcggggggccgCGCCGGGCCGGGGCCGGGACGGGGCCGGGGGCGCACGACAGCCCGCGCGCACCCGGCCGGCGCGTCCACACAAAGCGGGGCGCGCGGAGCAGGGCCGCGCCGGGAGCCGCCCGCCGGCCCCGGGGCGCAGGGCGCGAGTGTGCGCGGGGCCGGGCCGCGCGCGGGACACAAAAGGGAATGGACGcgcgggggcggcgggcggggagcCGCGGCCCCACCGAAGGGACCCCCGGCCGCCGAGCGGCCTCTACGTCAGCGCCCCGGGTGGCGCCGCCTCCGCCCGCCGGCCTGGGCCGCCGCTCCCGCCGAGGGAAGGCGGGCCGGGGACCGCGGGGAGAAG ACTCCAGCAGTGCCTGGGACGTGCTCAGCATCAGCTCTAGGCGGCGACCACTGCACCGTCCGCACTTGCAGGGACACTTCGGCACTGCTGCTCCACAGACAGGTATACAGGACCAATGGgagtcctggggagggggggactcCTGCCATTCTCCAGAAAACGCAGGCTGGAAGCAGTGAAATGCCTCCCAGAGGAGGCAGCTGGCTGACCAGGGGGAGGAGTGGGCTGGGAGCCCAGACTCCCCCGGGCGCCTGGCCATCCTGCCCTCCTGGTCTGTACGTGTCCACGGCCTCTGCGTGTGTCCGCAGAGATGCTTTCCTGTTACTCCAGGCTGTTCGGACGCTGTGGGCCAACTCCAGACGAAAGTAA